Proteins from a single region of Catenulispora acidiphila DSM 44928:
- a CDS encoding DNA cytosine methyltransferase, whose protein sequence is MTITFTDIFCGAGGSSTGLVAAGFELKLAANHSKVAISTHAANHGNAEHVCADVNNYDMRRLPTTDVLWASPICTEISPAGGRGRSRKLLPGEEALLEYGPVENAAWERTRATAYDVIRAAEVHRYKVVMCENVMEFATDWELFDWWFSGMERLGYQGQIVSVSAAHIGGDGNEAAPQWRDRIYIVFTLKGIPLPDLKPRPLAWCPECGTDVRAVQAWRNGRKIGKYKQQYDYRCENSSCRHSIVEPYINPAASIIDWDNLGERIGDRTKPLAASTMKRIAAGLVKFPDRRSVITVNHSGHDGRAFPADEGPLPVRSTKIGEGLLIPCGGGWNTTASPTNVPMRTRTANPKGFEALVATSTPFIVEYRNHADASAVTQPLATVTSGGNHHALVVPCRNASTKTTSEPFHTMSTVDSAALVGPAVDINDCWFRMVQPREQLYSQRFPRDYIVHGTKGEQTMQAGNAVACNVAQWVGERVMAVLS, encoded by the coding sequence ATGACCATCACTTTTACCGACATTTTCTGCGGCGCCGGCGGAAGCTCAACCGGCCTTGTCGCTGCGGGCTTCGAGCTGAAGCTGGCGGCAAACCACAGCAAGGTCGCGATCTCCACGCACGCCGCCAACCACGGCAACGCCGAGCACGTCTGCGCCGACGTCAACAACTACGACATGCGGCGCCTGCCCACAACCGACGTGCTGTGGGCATCGCCGATCTGCACCGAGATCTCACCCGCCGGCGGGCGGGGACGTTCCCGCAAGCTGCTGCCCGGAGAGGAGGCGCTGCTGGAGTACGGCCCGGTGGAGAACGCAGCCTGGGAACGGACCCGCGCCACCGCCTACGACGTCATCCGCGCCGCCGAGGTCCACCGCTACAAGGTCGTGATGTGCGAGAACGTCATGGAGTTCGCCACCGACTGGGAATTGTTCGACTGGTGGTTCAGCGGCATGGAACGCCTCGGCTACCAGGGGCAGATCGTGTCGGTGTCCGCAGCCCACATCGGCGGCGACGGCAACGAAGCCGCGCCGCAGTGGCGGGACCGGATCTACATCGTGTTCACCCTCAAGGGCATTCCGCTGCCGGACCTGAAGCCGCGTCCGCTCGCCTGGTGCCCCGAGTGCGGAACCGATGTCCGAGCCGTACAGGCATGGCGCAATGGCCGCAAGATCGGCAAGTACAAGCAGCAGTACGACTACCGTTGTGAGAACTCGTCATGCCGCCACAGCATCGTCGAGCCCTACATCAACCCGGCCGCGTCCATCATCGACTGGGACAACCTCGGCGAGCGCATCGGCGACCGCACCAAGCCGCTGGCCGCGTCCACGATGAAGCGGATCGCCGCCGGGCTGGTGAAGTTCCCCGACCGGCGCAGCGTCATCACCGTCAACCACTCCGGGCACGACGGGCGCGCGTTCCCCGCCGACGAGGGGCCGCTGCCGGTCCGCAGCACGAAGATCGGCGAGGGGCTGTTGATCCCGTGCGGCGGCGGCTGGAACACGACCGCCTCGCCGACGAACGTTCCGATGCGGACCCGGACGGCCAACCCGAAGGGCTTCGAGGCGCTGGTCGCAACGTCCACGCCGTTCATCGTCGAGTACCGCAACCACGCCGATGCCTCGGCCGTGACTCAGCCGTTGGCGACTGTCACGTCCGGCGGGAACCACCACGCGCTGGTGGTGCCGTGCCGCAATGCCTCGACGAAGACGACGAGCGAGCCGTTCCACACGATGTCCACGGTGGACTCGGCCGCGCTGGTTGGGCCTGCGGTCGACATCAACGACTGCTGGTTCCGGATGGTGCAGCCGCGCGAGCAGCTGTACTCGCAGCGATTCCCGCGCGACTACATCGTCCACGGCACCAAGGGTGAGCAGACGATGCAGGCCGGAAACGCCGTCGCCTGCAACGTTGCCCAGTGGGTCGGCGAGCGCGTTATGGCGGTGCTGTCGTGA
- a CDS encoding zinc finger domain-containing protein translates to MAAGIASLAAHERAQQSAARLDADRAAARPAPPEIANRPGRAERQAAESARCPFCKAAPGQHCTAAGQRVMSKPHPGRLDAYAVKAAICPECVAGVGDGCRGPNGLRIDGVHPGRLQSALLGWLP, encoded by the coding sequence ATGGCTGCCGGTATCGCCAGCCTCGCCGCGCACGAGCGTGCCCAGCAGTCCGCGGCCCGCCTGGATGCCGACCGCGCTGCTGCCCGTCCGGCGCCGCCGGAGATAGCGAACCGGCCCGGTCGTGCCGAGCGGCAGGCAGCCGAATCCGCGCGCTGCCCGTTCTGCAAGGCCGCGCCGGGCCAGCACTGCACGGCTGCCGGCCAGCGTGTGATGTCCAAGCCGCACCCGGGGCGCCTGGACGCGTATGCGGTGAAGGCCGCCATCTGCCCGGAGTGCGTGGCCGGCGTTGGTGATGGCTGCCGCGGACCGAACGGGCTGCGCATCGACGGCGTTCACCCCGGGCGTCTGCAGTCCGCGCTTCTGGGGTGGCTGCCGTGA
- a CDS encoding DUF4326 domain-containing protein — protein sequence MPELPRRIQLSRQKGWRKPEGAVVVSRPGPWGNPFSVTKGSVGWYIYEPLSRQQFDELGSLTTRAEAQELAVHLYGAWLKGDLFAVELELRRRRILEHLPALAGKDLCCWCAPGTACHVDVLLPLVAERCGTGPAADPQRSTQT from the coding sequence ATGCCTGAGCTCCCGCGCCGTATCCAGCTGTCCCGGCAGAAGGGCTGGCGCAAGCCCGAAGGCGCCGTCGTCGTATCCCGACCGGGCCCCTGGGGCAATCCATTCAGCGTCACCAAGGGCAGCGTCGGCTGGTACATCTACGAGCCCCTTAGCCGACAGCAGTTCGACGAGCTGGGCAGCCTTACCACCCGGGCTGAGGCACAGGAACTCGCCGTCCACCTGTACGGCGCGTGGCTCAAGGGCGACCTGTTCGCTGTCGAGCTCGAGCTACGGCGGCGCCGGATTCTCGAACACCTGCCCGCGCTGGCAGGCAAGGACCTCTGCTGCTGGTGCGCTCCGGGAACTGCCTGCCACGTCGATGTCCTGCTGCCTCTGGTGGCCGAAAGGTGCGGCACGGGCCCTGCCGCTGATCCGCAAAGGAGCACCCAGACATGA
- a CDS encoding helix-turn-helix domain-containing protein, whose amino-acid sequence MPDLLANLPSLIRAELARRRMLQQDFAHEVAASPSTITRLMAKKQMCDAQTLVRICGWLRIEPADLADERVNEAYRRGRADQAARVRAALDEDESRPDQAGA is encoded by the coding sequence ATGCCTGACCTGCTGGCCAACCTTCCGTCCCTGATTCGCGCGGAGCTTGCCCGCCGCCGCATGCTGCAGCAGGACTTCGCCCACGAAGTCGCCGCCAGCCCGAGCACGATCACCCGGCTCATGGCCAAGAAGCAGATGTGCGACGCGCAGACGCTTGTGCGGATCTGCGGATGGTTGCGCATCGAGCCGGCGGACCTGGCCGACGAGCGCGTGAACGAGGCGTATCGGCGCGGACGGGCCGATCAGGCTGCGCGGGTTCGAGCCGCGCTTGACGAAGACGAATCACGCCCCGACCAGGCAGGAGCCTGA
- a CDS encoding helix-turn-helix domain-containing protein, translating to MTATKPLAPHGTRARYRRGCRKECCLAADRRDRKRRKLYGSLKTQPDTIIPHLRELLDGGASVKSVAKAAGCDRTTVQRILNGTRKGVWQSTRDRILAAADAELTANIPALCATRQVRALIAAKHPLSAIIAASGLDRSLVSELANGRRNSIRASTAVAIRNVYGQLSDSVGASSRSANRATREGWAPPAAWDGIDMSDPKAFPDFTGHCGSTSGYWIHRSRGIPQCQPCRDAESEANAERRAKRAAGVRRVSA from the coding sequence ATGACCGCCACCAAGCCGCTCGCGCCGCACGGCACCCGCGCACGCTACCGCCGCGGGTGCCGAAAGGAATGCTGCCTAGCCGCCGACCGTCGCGACCGCAAGCGCCGCAAGTTGTACGGGTCCCTCAAAACCCAACCGGACACGATCATCCCTCACCTGCGTGAGCTCCTCGATGGCGGCGCCAGCGTCAAGTCCGTCGCGAAGGCCGCAGGCTGTGACCGCACCACAGTGCAACGGATCCTCAACGGCACTCGCAAAGGCGTGTGGCAGAGCACCCGCGATCGGATCCTTGCCGCCGCAGATGCGGAACTCACCGCCAACATTCCGGCGCTCTGTGCCACCCGACAGGTTCGCGCACTGATCGCCGCCAAGCATCCTCTGAGCGCAATCATTGCGGCGTCCGGCCTGGACAGGTCGCTTGTTTCGGAACTCGCCAACGGGCGCCGCAACAGCATCCGGGCATCCACCGCAGTTGCGATACGCAACGTCTACGGACAGCTGTCCGACTCCGTCGGCGCATCATCGCGGTCCGCCAACCGCGCCACACGCGAAGGGTGGGCACCGCCTGCTGCTTGGGACGGCATCGACATGTCCGACCCGAAGGCGTTCCCGGACTTCACCGGACACTGCGGCTCGACCAGTGGCTACTGGATTCACAGGAGCCGCGGCATTCCGCAGTGCCAGCCGTGCCGGGACGCGGAGTCCGAAGCCAATGCCGAACGCAGAGCGAAGCGCGCTGCTGGCGTTCGGAGGGTATCGGCATGA
- a CDS encoding LuxR C-terminal-related transcriptional regulator has product MSRADLPEYGEEPTKRELQIVKRLALGQTNIELGRHFKISEYTIKSHLARISAKLGVQGRNAIVAAALEEEWLRLPKALVLAQAEKISQHRRLAKVRSGLGRQSADSGRAA; this is encoded by the coding sequence GTGAGCCGGGCCGACCTGCCGGAGTACGGCGAGGAGCCGACCAAGCGCGAGCTGCAGATCGTAAAGCGGCTGGCGCTGGGCCAGACCAACATCGAACTCGGCAGGCACTTCAAGATCTCCGAATACACGATCAAGAGTCACCTGGCGCGGATCAGCGCAAAGCTGGGCGTGCAGGGCCGGAACGCGATTGTGGCGGCGGCGCTCGAGGAGGAGTGGCTGCGGTTGCCGAAAGCGCTGGTACTGGCGCAGGCGGAGAAGATCTCGCAGCATCGGCGGCTGGCGAAGGTTCGCAGTGGCCTGGGTCGGCAGTCCGCGGACTCGGGGCGTGCGGCGTGA
- a CDS encoding WhiB family transcriptional regulator translates to MTPLLRTDGPIHGRVPRTDTTIQSSTTRYQAPAEPESEDNWRLRGVCANSGDMDRWFPMGNTGPWLRQIEEAKKACLTCPVLEKCAELLAHMERELGVNSVSGIWAGTAEDDRMSEKRKQQRAAAKVRYDEKRKAAA, encoded by the coding sequence ATGACCCCGCTCCTGCGCACCGACGGACCCATCCACGGGCGAGTCCCGCGGACCGACACCACAATCCAGTCCAGCACCACCCGCTACCAGGCACCCGCCGAGCCGGAGTCGGAAGACAACTGGCGCCTGCGCGGCGTCTGCGCCAACTCCGGCGACATGGATCGCTGGTTTCCCATGGGCAACACCGGCCCGTGGCTACGGCAGATCGAAGAGGCGAAGAAGGCCTGCCTCACCTGCCCGGTTCTGGAGAAGTGCGCCGAGCTGCTGGCGCACATGGAACGCGAGCTGGGCGTCAACAGCGTGTCCGGGATCTGGGCCGGCACCGCGGAGGACGACCGGATGAGCGAGAAGCGCAAGCAGCAGCGCGCAGCGGCAAAGGTCCGCTACGACGAGAAGCGGAAGGCTGCGGCGTGA
- a CDS encoding ParB N-terminal domain-containing protein — translation MTMTAQAAHPADTALAQPTMPIANITIGTRCRKDLGKLRDLQRSIRVAGLLTPIPVTADGQLIAGERRLRACRNLGWERVPVIVAANGAHAIDLIRAEHNNGPHSLPMSATELTRLGMRIEEHGHELAVANRAHGHSTLPDDIRVNLRALASEIIQMPEHHYSRVKTLVLAAAGVQSTPGGYDTSTIAPDARNAAREALELVDRVYAGEEIRVPGLRVRLSTARIYKNWVGTYRHIQEPLDNVAKGDKAALQEPLVKVRTMRIDQREALAKGLSALTGLCHGLASINSIDPAMTREEAASFERDLSNASRVLRGLHNKIKEYANGNA, via the coding sequence ATGACCATGACAGCTCAAGCCGCTCACCCCGCTGACACGGCGCTCGCCCAGCCCACCATGCCCATCGCCAACATCACCATCGGCACCCGCTGCCGCAAAGACCTCGGAAAGCTGCGAGATCTCCAGCGCTCCATCCGCGTGGCGGGACTGCTGACGCCAATACCCGTCACCGCGGATGGACAGCTCATCGCCGGCGAGCGCAGACTGCGCGCCTGCCGGAACCTCGGCTGGGAGCGGGTACCGGTCATCGTCGCAGCTAACGGCGCCCACGCCATCGACCTCATCCGCGCCGAACACAACAACGGCCCGCACTCGCTGCCGATGTCCGCGACCGAGCTGACGCGCCTCGGTATGCGGATCGAAGAGCACGGCCACGAACTGGCGGTGGCCAACCGCGCCCACGGACACAGCACCCTCCCCGACGACATCCGCGTCAACCTGCGCGCACTGGCCTCGGAGATCATCCAGATGCCGGAGCACCACTACAGCAGAGTCAAGACCCTTGTTCTGGCAGCAGCTGGCGTCCAATCAACACCGGGCGGCTACGACACCAGCACGATCGCGCCGGATGCACGCAACGCGGCACGCGAAGCGCTGGAGCTGGTCGATCGGGTCTACGCCGGCGAGGAGATCCGAGTCCCCGGGCTGCGGGTACGCCTGTCCACCGCCCGCATCTACAAGAACTGGGTCGGCACCTACCGGCACATCCAGGAGCCCCTGGACAACGTCGCCAAGGGTGACAAGGCGGCGCTTCAGGAGCCCCTGGTGAAGGTGCGCACCATGCGGATCGACCAGCGTGAAGCGCTCGCGAAGGGACTGTCCGCCCTCACCGGCTTGTGCCACGGCCTCGCGTCGATTAACAGCATCGACCCGGCCATGACACGCGAAGAGGCCGCGTCCTTCGAGCGCGACCTCTCCAACGCCTCCCGCGTTCTGAGAGGCCTCCACAACAAGATCAAGGAGTACGCCAATGGTAACGCCTGA
- a CDS encoding zinc finger domain-containing protein, which translates to MNPNEFITDDETNRLLQEAARRDQRSIGANDIAAWYTDLNVAQVGYDDALAAVSRYYSIHWPKQPPAQRFRLTAPVLIELVGEIRERRHQAANYVYEPVPGETGYQSAARLRAELRAVGDGQPTQNAVRELSSRQKPELEAVLSGIADIRALPDEIRDVLADRRIGVRSIRCPQCNAAPGVRCVTGGGRVMSSPHPSRAETWAVAVAQCPECRAEPESGCHAVGQPYAHGVHPGRLTAARRLIEPVSEGA; encoded by the coding sequence ATGAACCCCAACGAGTTCATCACCGACGACGAAACCAACCGGCTTCTGCAGGAGGCGGCGCGGCGTGACCAGCGCAGCATCGGTGCCAACGACATCGCCGCCTGGTACACGGACCTCAACGTCGCTCAGGTCGGCTACGACGATGCCCTCGCGGCTGTGTCCCGCTACTACTCGATCCACTGGCCGAAGCAGCCGCCGGCTCAGCGGTTCCGCCTCACCGCCCCGGTGCTGATTGAGCTTGTTGGTGAAATCCGCGAACGGCGCCACCAGGCGGCGAACTACGTCTACGAACCCGTTCCTGGCGAGACCGGCTACCAGTCTGCTGCCCGGCTGCGGGCAGAGCTGCGCGCTGTTGGTGATGGCCAGCCGACGCAGAACGCGGTCCGTGAGCTGTCCAGCCGCCAGAAGCCTGAGCTGGAGGCCGTCCTGTCGGGCATCGCGGATATCCGCGCGCTGCCTGATGAGATCCGCGACGTCCTGGCCGACCGGCGTATCGGCGTCCGGTCAATCCGCTGCCCTCAGTGCAACGCCGCACCTGGCGTGCGGTGCGTTACCGGCGGCGGCCGGGTCATGTCCTCGCCGCATCCGTCACGCGCCGAGACGTGGGCTGTTGCCGTCGCGCAGTGCCCGGAGTGCCGGGCCGAGCCCGAATCCGGATGCCATGCCGTCGGGCAGCCGTATGCGCACGGCGTTCACCCCGGCCGGCTAACTGCCGCCCGCCGCCTGATTGAACCCGTTTCCGAAGGAGCCTGA
- a CDS encoding DUF2493 domain-containing protein produces the protein MPDLRTLVTGLRSWIDRTRIVDELDQLVEEAGVTDPASVTLMSGACPSGADRLAEQHALARGWVVERHPARWSEHGRAAGFIRNQQMVDRGADVCVVFCRNGSASASHTGHAAERAGIPTRWNEAL, from the coding sequence ATGCCTGACCTGCGGACTCTGGTCACCGGGTTGCGGTCGTGGATCGACCGGACTCGGATAGTTGATGAGCTTGACCAGCTAGTTGAAGAAGCCGGCGTTACCGACCCGGCTTCCGTCACCCTCATGTCCGGCGCCTGCCCGTCCGGCGCGGACCGGCTTGCCGAGCAGCATGCTCTGGCGCGCGGCTGGGTTGTTGAGCGACATCCGGCCCGCTGGAGCGAACACGGCCGTGCTGCCGGGTTCATCCGCAACCAGCAGATGGTCGACCGCGGAGCGGACGTGTGCGTGGTCTTCTGCCGCAACGGTTCCGCCAGCGCCAGTCATACCGGGCATGCGGCAGAGCGGGCCGGGATTCCGACCAGGTGGAACGAGGCGTTGTGA
- a CDS encoding DUF6551 family protein, which translates to MVTPEPVLNQHASTIDWVPINKIHTDHDVNTRPVDFTWVDKRVNTFDADKLGVPIVSARANGTFACLDGQNRIELCRRVGWGDQKIECRIFTGLTKAEEATLFLGHNDNRQVGSFHKFAARITAGDSDAVAINNIVTKAGWELSYFVADKRIAAVAALEAIWKASPLDETGYRGATLEATLAIATEAWGHSADAANGQILRGIGGVINRHSNIIDTAGLVRKLAQHRGGAMGLLADARGLHNFAGGTVGSCVAECIVRLYNSHRRTGALPPWRAERGSD; encoded by the coding sequence ATGGTAACGCCTGAGCCCGTCCTGAATCAGCACGCGTCCACGATCGACTGGGTCCCCATCAACAAGATCCACACGGACCACGACGTCAACACCCGACCCGTCGACTTCACCTGGGTCGACAAGCGAGTCAACACCTTCGACGCCGACAAACTCGGCGTCCCGATCGTCTCCGCCCGCGCCAACGGCACCTTCGCATGCCTCGACGGCCAGAACCGCATCGAACTGTGCCGGCGCGTCGGCTGGGGCGACCAGAAGATCGAATGCCGCATCTTCACCGGCCTGACCAAGGCAGAAGAGGCCACCCTGTTCCTGGGACACAACGACAACCGGCAGGTCGGATCGTTCCACAAGTTCGCCGCCCGCATCACCGCCGGAGACTCCGACGCCGTCGCCATCAACAACATCGTCACCAAGGCCGGCTGGGAACTGTCCTACTTCGTCGCCGACAAGCGCATCGCCGCCGTCGCAGCCCTCGAAGCCATCTGGAAGGCCAGCCCCCTCGACGAAACCGGCTACCGCGGCGCCACCCTCGAGGCGACCCTCGCCATCGCCACCGAAGCGTGGGGACACAGCGCCGACGCGGCCAACGGACAGATCCTGCGCGGCATCGGCGGCGTCATCAACCGCCACTCGAACATCATCGACACCGCCGGGCTGGTACGGAAGCTCGCCCAACACCGTGGTGGTGCCATGGGTCTTCTCGCCGACGCCCGCGGACTGCACAACTTCGCCGGCGGCACCGTCGGGTCCTGCGTTGCCGAATGCATCGTGCGGCTCTACAACTCCCACCGCCGTACCGGCGCCCTGCCGCCATGGCGCGCCGAGCGCGGAAGCGACTGA
- a CDS encoding HNH endonuclease, with amino-acid sequence MAVSKRLRYEILRRDNHTCRYCGATAPTVPLRVDHVVPVALGGTDDATNLVASCEPCNSGKTSTAPDSPLVEQAREDAMRWQMAWTVAVAEAETEGKQRAKDIAKVKKNYVAAYKGRHGHAPILPEGWEASVGRWLDLGLPLTLIDKAIASAVGRTYVPAKDRFAYFAGCCWSLLRELKDRTEAIAMQASPTTQDEQGDGQCEYCDGGQDDRNIVEYATDVFAEAWSQDEEPNSYCRRMLAAYASAASGAGYDRLSIGYAVHQAARDGHADIGAYLSTLDDVLERASEPIIDSPFGSRVIDADLLPTDEDRAARAVAEAVVAAWRASWRDAMEHPPPGRRSTEACAVRDYALATYRKTENAHELLRAAEFAGAEGNSNLPQATAHAEAYYATEPAVSAWGWAWYKATGLDAPGSVHESVWADCRTLHASGAWDHKITLAASFAGAHATTRMHFGLDANEAELIGVEATTQRIEDYWARSWNESSHSWPGEGDRAALRACLSSIADGKAHTVGDVTAAAVAAGAYQSADLYPSLTRSQSTFVAAAHLPHLGGE; translated from the coding sequence GTGGCAGTCAGCAAGCGCCTCCGCTACGAAATCCTCCGGCGCGACAATCACACCTGCCGGTATTGCGGCGCCACCGCACCGACCGTCCCGCTGCGCGTCGACCACGTCGTTCCTGTCGCTCTCGGCGGCACCGACGACGCCACCAACCTCGTCGCCTCGTGCGAGCCCTGTAACAGCGGCAAGACGTCCACCGCCCCTGACTCCCCACTGGTTGAGCAGGCACGCGAAGACGCCATGCGCTGGCAGATGGCGTGGACGGTTGCAGTCGCCGAAGCCGAGACCGAGGGCAAGCAGCGCGCCAAGGACATCGCCAAGGTCAAGAAGAACTACGTCGCCGCCTACAAGGGGCGGCACGGACATGCACCGATCCTTCCCGAGGGCTGGGAGGCGTCCGTCGGGCGGTGGCTCGACCTCGGGCTGCCGCTGACGCTCATCGACAAGGCCATCGCATCCGCTGTCGGGCGAACCTACGTTCCCGCCAAGGACCGGTTCGCCTACTTTGCCGGCTGCTGTTGGAGCCTTCTCCGGGAGCTGAAGGACCGCACCGAGGCCATCGCCATGCAGGCTTCGCCGACAACGCAGGATGAGCAAGGCGACGGACAATGCGAGTACTGCGACGGCGGACAGGATGATCGCAACATCGTCGAGTACGCCACGGACGTCTTCGCAGAAGCGTGGTCCCAGGACGAAGAACCCAACTCATACTGCCGCCGCATGCTGGCCGCTTATGCAAGCGCGGCGAGCGGCGCCGGCTACGACAGGCTCTCCATCGGATATGCAGTTCACCAGGCCGCTCGCGACGGGCACGCCGATATCGGCGCCTACCTCTCGACCCTTGACGATGTCCTTGAGCGAGCGTCCGAACCCATCATCGACAGCCCTTTCGGATCCCGCGTCATCGATGCAGACCTGCTGCCCACAGACGAAGATCGCGCCGCACGCGCCGTAGCGGAAGCTGTAGTCGCGGCCTGGCGCGCGTCGTGGCGGGACGCCATGGAGCATCCTCCCCCTGGACGCCGCAGCACCGAAGCTTGCGCTGTTCGCGACTACGCATTGGCCACCTACCGCAAGACCGAGAACGCTCATGAGTTGCTGCGCGCTGCCGAGTTCGCAGGCGCGGAAGGCAACAGCAACCTCCCACAGGCAACTGCTCATGCGGAGGCGTACTACGCCACCGAACCGGCCGTCTCCGCATGGGGCTGGGCGTGGTACAAGGCGACAGGCTTGGACGCGCCAGGGTCGGTTCACGAAAGCGTGTGGGCCGATTGCCGCACACTGCACGCGAGTGGCGCCTGGGATCACAAAATCACCCTTGCCGCGTCATTCGCGGGCGCACACGCAACGACACGTATGCACTTCGGACTTGACGCCAATGAGGCCGAGCTGATCGGCGTGGAGGCTACCACCCAGCGCATCGAGGACTACTGGGCCCGTTCCTGGAATGAATCCAGCCACTCGTGGCCGGGCGAAGGAGACCGCGCAGCGCTCCGAGCATGCCTCTCGTCCATCGCTGACGGCAAGGCACACACGGTCGGGGACGTAACCGCTGCCGCTGTTGCCGCGGGCGCCTACCAGAGTGCCGACCTCTACCCGAGCCTCACGCGCTCGCAGTCCACGTTCGTTGCCGCGGCCCACCTGCCGCACCTGGGAGGTGAATAA
- a CDS encoding single-stranded DNA-binding protein, translated as MSIPVTIVGRIGQPPELKFGSSGKAIARFSVVTSRRVLDKTSNEWSDTDTTWWNCTAFGDLAENVAESCEKGCAVIVTGRAASETWNDKNTGEKRTAMKVIADEVAPSLRFATAKITKANRGGGGGNSGGGQPQSQGQPSGNRSGQQQNTGGGGWGGGNGGGGWGAGGDTEPPF; from the coding sequence ATGAGTATCCCCGTCACCATCGTCGGCCGCATCGGACAGCCGCCCGAGCTGAAGTTCGGCTCCAGCGGCAAAGCCATCGCCCGCTTCTCCGTCGTCACCAGCCGGCGCGTTCTCGATAAGACCTCGAACGAGTGGTCCGACACCGACACGACGTGGTGGAACTGCACTGCGTTCGGCGACCTCGCCGAGAACGTGGCCGAATCCTGCGAGAAAGGGTGCGCCGTCATCGTGACCGGCCGCGCAGCCTCCGAGACCTGGAACGACAAGAACACCGGCGAGAAGCGCACCGCCATGAAAGTTATCGCCGACGAGGTCGCGCCGTCGCTGCGGTTCGCCACCGCGAAGATCACCAAGGCCAACCGTGGCGGCGGCGGTGGGAACTCCGGCGGCGGACAGCCCCAAAGCCAGGGCCAGCCCTCCGGCAACCGCAGCGGCCAGCAGCAGAACACGGGCGGTGGCGGCTGGGGTGGCGGGAACGGCGGCGGTGGGTGGGGAGCCGGTGGCGATACCGAGCCGCCTTTTTAG
- a CDS encoding DUF7167 family protein encodes MARFTAYVHTGMNGSRVEEPFEVPDDELEGLSDGERTDVIASYAQDAIANSYEWGWTEDES; translated from the coding sequence ATGGCCAGGTTCACCGCCTACGTCCACACCGGCATGAACGGTTCGCGCGTTGAGGAGCCGTTCGAGGTGCCTGACGACGAGCTTGAAGGCCTGTCCGACGGCGAGCGGACGGACGTCATCGCGAGCTACGCCCAGGATGCCATTGCCAACTCCTACGAGTGGGGCTGGACGGAGGACGAGTCCTGA
- a CDS encoding ASCH domain-containing protein — protein sequence MTDVRALTIRQPWAALIAHGTKRVENRTWGTAWRDTLLIHAAKQADPYPASVTLVDGADVRSSIIAVATLADIHVCNGKCSPWAEAGCHHWVLSDVRPLAEPVLCKGAQGLWRPHLTQDARRDLHIDFPEGDQSDD from the coding sequence ATGACCGACGTCCGTGCCCTGACGATCCGCCAGCCGTGGGCGGCGCTGATCGCCCACGGCACCAAACGCGTCGAGAACCGCACCTGGGGCACCGCCTGGCGCGACACCTTGCTGATCCACGCCGCCAAGCAGGCCGACCCGTACCCGGCCAGCGTGACGCTGGTAGACGGCGCCGACGTCCGGTCTTCGATCATTGCCGTCGCCACCCTTGCCGACATCCACGTCTGCAACGGCAAGTGCAGCCCGTGGGCCGAGGCCGGATGTCACCACTGGGTGCTGTCCGATGTGCGTCCGTTGGCCGAGCCGGTGCTGTGCAAGGGCGCGCAGGGGCTGTGGCGTCCGCATCTCACGCAGGACGCGCGGCGAGATCTGCACATCGACTTTCCCGAAGGAGACCAGAGCGATGACTGA
- a CDS encoding FDXHR family putative zinc-binding protein, with the protein MTAAVASEALSVPQRLRRLPSSARTLALRQQHPLERNGAIGPRVLRADGPVSHPRCGASWTGSRAAHCARCCLTLSSTSAFSAHQHLTDGVLTCAAPEKVGLVPVAKPWGVLWSWPTTDHNPWSAP; encoded by the coding sequence ATGACGGCCGCCGTCGCGAGCGAAGCCCTGAGCGTCCCGCAGAGGCTTCGGCGGCTTCCGAGTTCCGCGCGAACTCTTGCTCTGCGACAGCAACACCCACTTGAGCGAAACGGGGCCATTGGACCGAGGGTGCTCCGTGCCGACGGACCTGTCTCGCATCCGCGCTGTGGAGCCTCCTGGACCGGCAGCAGGGCAGCGCACTGCGCCCGGTGCTGCCTGACCCTGTCGAGCACTAGCGCTTTCAGCGCCCACCAGCACCTGACGGATGGGGTCCTGACCTGCGCAGCCCCGGAGAAAGTTGGCCTGGTGCCGGTCGCCAAACCGTGGGGCGTGCTGTGGTCATGGCCGACGACCGATCACAACCCGTGGAGTGCGCCGTGA